The following proteins are co-located in the Bremerella cremea genome:
- a CDS encoding cupin domain-containing protein, producing the protein MELTNLLDDLPEELPQELIQVLVQQGNIRIERIVSHGHASPEGFWYDQPEHEFVVVLSGSAQLKIAGESAARQLAPGDFVNIPAHQKHRVDATDANAPTIWLAVFYGVSPS; encoded by the coding sequence ATGGAGCTAACAAACCTTTTGGATGACCTTCCCGAAGAGTTGCCCCAGGAGTTGATTCAAGTACTCGTCCAGCAGGGGAATATCCGTATCGAACGCATTGTCTCTCACGGCCATGCTTCGCCGGAAGGTTTCTGGTACGACCAACCAGAGCACGAGTTTGTGGTCGTGCTATCGGGCTCAGCACAATTGAAAATCGCCGGTGAGTCCGCCGCCCGACAGCTTGCTCCAGGGGATTTCGTAAACATTCCCGCACACCAAAAGCACCGTGTCGACGCCACCGATGCCAACGCGCCTACCATTTGGTTGGCAGTCTTCTATGGTGTCTCGCCGTCATAG